A stretch of the Oceanicola sp. D3 genome encodes the following:
- a CDS encoding metal ABC transporter permease produces MSWLEPFSYAYMTNAMWVSALVGCVCAFLSAFLMLKGWSLIGDALSHAIVPGVAGAYMLGLPFALGAFLSGGLAAGAMLFLNQRTGLKEDAIIGLIFTSFFGLGLFMVSISPVPVDIQTITLGNILAITPGDTLQLVIIGVVTLAILTAKWRDLMVTFFDESHARSIGLNTNGLRILFFTLLAASTVAALQTVGAFLVISMVVTPGATAYLLTDRFHRLIWLSVGIGAGTGFFGAYISYFLNGATGGVIVLLQVGLFLIAFFLAPTHGLLAARRRAREALDA; encoded by the coding sequence ATGAGCTGGCTGGAGCCCTTTTCCTACGCCTATATGACCAACGCGATGTGGGTTTCGGCTTTGGTGGGCTGTGTCTGCGCCTTCCTCTCGGCCTTCCTCATGCTCAAGGGCTGGTCGCTGATTGGTGACGCGCTCTCCCATGCGATCGTGCCGGGGGTGGCCGGGGCCTACATGCTGGGGCTGCCTTTTGCGCTAGGCGCGTTTCTATCGGGTGGGCTGGCAGCTGGGGCAATGCTGTTTCTCAACCAGCGAACCGGGCTGAAGGAAGACGCGATCATCGGGCTGATCTTTACCAGCTTCTTCGGCCTCGGCCTTTTCATGGTGTCGATCTCGCCGGTGCCGGTGGATATCCAGACCATCACACTGGGCAACATTCTTGCCATCACGCCGGGAGACACACTGCAACTCGTCATCATCGGGGTGGTGACGCTGGCGATCCTTACCGCCAAGTGGCGCGACCTGATGGTGACCTTCTTCGACGAAAGCCATGCCCGCTCTATCGGGCTCAACACGAATGGCTTGCGCATCCTGTTCTTCACCCTGCTGGCGGCCTCCACTGTCGCCGCGCTGCAAACCGTGGGGGCCTTCCTTGTTATCTCGATGGTCGTCACCCCCGGTGCCACGGCCTACCTGCTGACCGACCGCTTTCATCGACTCATCTGGCTTTCCGTGGGCATTGGGGCAGGCACCGGCTTTTTCGGCGCTTACATCAGCTATTTCCTCAACGGGGCGACGGGTGGGGTGATCGTTCTGCTGCAAGTTGGCCTGTTTTTGATCGCCTTCTTCCTCGCTCCAACCCACGGGCTGTTGGCCGCCCGTCGGCGTGCGCGGGAGGCGCTGGACGCATGA
- a CDS encoding metal ABC transporter permease, whose amino-acid sequence MMEELLLPLQLPFMQNALAVAALISVPAALLSCFLVLKGWSLMGDAVSHAVLPGVVLAYLIGIPLGIGAFVAGMGCALATGYLQENSRIKQDTVMGVVFSGMFALGLVIYTAISTDVHLDHILFGDILGIDGADLWEAGIIGAVVTLALVSKWKDLLLHAFDPTQAKASGLPVGWLHYGLLVALSLTVVAALKAVGIILAIALLIAPGATAFLLTRRFHAMLAVSVALALFCALAGTYASFWIDSAPAPTIVLAMTLCFIAAFVLTVVRNRSSSPLAPKGTAP is encoded by the coding sequence ATGATGGAAGAGCTTCTCCTCCCGCTACAATTGCCGTTCATGCAGAACGCCCTTGCGGTGGCTGCTCTGATCTCTGTGCCTGCGGCGCTGCTGTCATGCTTTCTCGTTCTCAAGGGCTGGTCGCTGATGGGGGATGCTGTTTCTCATGCCGTCCTGCCCGGCGTTGTACTCGCTTATCTGATCGGAATTCCGCTGGGCATCGGAGCCTTCGTCGCCGGGATGGGGTGCGCCTTGGCCACGGGATACCTGCAAGAAAACTCACGCATCAAGCAGGACACGGTGATGGGCGTCGTCTTCTCGGGCATGTTCGCCCTCGGACTGGTGATCTACACGGCCATCTCTACAGATGTTCACCTCGACCACATCCTGTTTGGCGACATCCTTGGCATCGACGGCGCAGACCTTTGGGAGGCGGGAATTATCGGCGCGGTGGTGACATTGGCGCTTGTTTCAAAGTGGAAGGACTTGCTCCTCCATGCCTTCGATCCGACACAGGCCAAGGCGTCTGGCCTGCCTGTCGGCTGGCTGCACTATGGGCTGCTCGTTGCACTCTCGCTTACCGTGGTTGCCGCACTCAAGGCTGTGGGTATCATCCTTGCCATCGCGCTGCTCATTGCGCCCGGGGCAACGGCATTTCTGCTGACCCGGCGCTTTCATGCCATGCTGGCCGTCTCGGTGGCCCTAGCTCTGTTTTGCGCTCTGGCCGGCACCTACGCCAGCTTCTGGATCGACAGTGCTCCGGCCCCAACCATCGTGCTGGCCATGACACTCTGCTTTATCGCTGCCTTCGTTTTGACGGTGGTTCGAAACCGCAGCAGCAGCCCGCTTGCACCCAAGGGCACGGCCCCGTAA
- a CDS encoding AEC family transporter: MLILTIWPLFALICLGFLLARRGWPDPGFWPAAEKLNYFLLFPALLVSSLANAPLSDPAILQMGGAALVTIALAALAMWGIRRTFLPATPARFGPAFQGVVRFNTYIGLAVTAGLTGTTGLGQAAVYLAVAVPFVNVLSIMALSKSTGLRAAPAMARSILANPLILACIVGILLAMLGTGLPYGLDRFLDLMGRASLPLGLLCVGAALRPGALRQDLTQLVSISAVRLIAMPLFAALIARVMGLQGTEALVLVTFSAIPVAPTAYVLTRQLGGDATLMAGLVTAQTLAAVATIPLMLRLLGMG, translated from the coding sequence ATGCTCATCCTCACGATCTGGCCGCTTTTCGCATTGATTTGCCTCGGCTTCCTGTTGGCGCGCAGGGGATGGCCGGACCCGGGCTTTTGGCCTGCGGCGGAGAAGCTGAATTACTTTCTGCTGTTCCCGGCTTTGCTGGTTTCGAGCCTTGCAAATGCGCCATTGTCCGACCCGGCAATCCTGCAGATGGGAGGCGCGGCACTCGTCACGATCGCGCTCGCGGCGCTCGCCATGTGGGGCATTCGGCGTACCTTTCTGCCTGCCACGCCTGCGCGCTTCGGTCCGGCGTTTCAGGGCGTGGTGCGGTTCAACACCTATATAGGGCTCGCGGTCACTGCGGGGCTGACGGGAACGACCGGGCTGGGGCAGGCGGCGGTCTATCTCGCCGTTGCGGTGCCATTTGTGAATGTGCTGTCGATCATGGCGCTATCAAAGAGCACGGGGCTGCGGGCAGCACCCGCCATGGCCCGCAGCATTCTTGCGAACCCACTGATACTCGCGTGCATCGTCGGTATCCTGCTCGCAATGCTCGGCACCGGGCTGCCCTATGGCCTTGACCGGTTTCTTGACCTCATGGGGCGCGCCAGCCTGCCGCTCGGGTTGCTCTGCGTCGGTGCAGCCTTGCGACCCGGTGCCCTGCGCCAAGACCTGACCCAGCTGGTCAGCATCAGCGCAGTGCGCCTGATTGCTATGCCGCTCTTCGCAGCGCTCATTGCCCGCGTCATGGGGCTTCAGGGGACCGAGGCACTGGTTCTGGTGACCTTCTCTGCCATACCGGTGGCCCCCACGGCCTATGTGTTGACACGCCAACTTGGCGGTGATGCCACGCTCATGGCCGGCCTTGTAACGGCTCAAACCCTTGCCGCTGTAGCAACGATACCGCTCATGCTCCGGCTGCTCGGTATGGGCTGA
- a CDS encoding DMT family transporter: protein MPDTTTNNTKGALLALLGYAIFSTHDVVVKYLGESYSPFQIVFFSTLIGFPLAIFMLMRDATDGNLRPRHPWWVALRTAATVVTGITVFYAFSVLPMAQTYAILFASPLLITILAIPVLGERVRLRRWAAVVVGLAGVLVVLRPGSTELGLGHLAAIVGATFHALGSIVVRKIGRDERNVVIMLYPMMANFIVMALAMPFFYEPMPALDLGALGVIAAFAFVATGIMIVAYKVGEAVIVAPMHYSQIIWAVIFGYFLFDETIDLWTSVGAAIIIASGLYIVLREGRSTASENTPVLRTRIRPDTGTTLRVGPLLRRTRKAAEFSASLR from the coding sequence ATGCCCGACACGACCACCAACAACACCAAGGGGGCGCTTCTCGCTCTGCTCGGCTACGCGATCTTCTCAACGCACGACGTGGTGGTGAAATACCTCGGCGAAAGCTACAGCCCCTTCCAGATCGTCTTCTTCTCAACGCTCATTGGCTTTCCGCTGGCGATCTTCATGCTGATGCGAGACGCGACCGACGGCAACCTGCGCCCGCGCCACCCGTGGTGGGTGGCCCTGCGGACTGCCGCCACGGTGGTGACAGGGATCACGGTGTTCTATGCCTTCTCGGTCCTGCCGATGGCGCAAACCTACGCAATCCTCTTCGCCTCGCCGCTCCTGATCACCATCCTCGCAATCCCGGTGTTGGGCGAGAGAGTGCGCTTGCGGCGCTGGGCAGCGGTCGTCGTCGGCCTCGCGGGCGTGCTTGTGGTGTTGCGGCCCGGCAGTACGGAGCTTGGGCTGGGGCACCTCGCGGCGATCGTGGGGGCGACCTTTCACGCGCTAGGCTCGATCGTGGTGCGCAAGATCGGTCGGGACGAGCGTAACGTGGTGATCATGCTCTATCCGATGATGGCAAATTTCATCGTCATGGCACTGGCTATGCCCTTTTTCTACGAGCCCATGCCGGCGCTGGACCTCGGCGCGCTCGGCGTAATTGCGGCCTTTGCCTTTGTTGCAACGGGCATCATGATCGTCGCCTACAAGGTGGGCGAGGCGGTGATCGTCGCACCGATGCATTACAGCCAGATCATCTGGGCGGTCATCTTCGGGTACTTCCTGTTTGACGAAACGATCGACCTTTGGACCTCGGTCGGCGCCGCCATCATCATCGCCTCGGGCCTCTATATCGTGCTGCGCGAAGGCCGCTCGACCGCATCGGAAAACACCCCCGTGCTACGCACCCGCATCCGCCCCGACACGGGCACCACCCTTCGGGTTGGTCCACTGCTGCGGCGGACCCGAAAGGCGGCAGAATTTTCCGCTTCGCTGCGCTGA
- a CDS encoding antibiotic biosynthesis monooxygenase, translated as MIAVLFEVEPAEGRKAEYLERAAALRDSLEGHPGFISVERFESLTTPGKMLSLSFFENEAAVEAWRNRAGHRKQQAAGRGGVFADYRLRVAAVLRDYGMTDRDEAPADSRAAHD; from the coding sequence ATGATTGCCGTCCTATTCGAGGTAGAACCGGCCGAAGGTCGCAAGGCAGAGTATCTGGAACGTGCGGCTGCGCTACGCGACAGCCTGGAGGGGCACCCGGGGTTCATTTCAGTCGAGCGCTTTGAGAGCCTGACCACGCCAGGCAAGATGCTCTCGCTCAGCTTCTTCGAGAATGAAGCGGCGGTGGAGGCATGGCGCAATCGTGCCGGGCACCGAAAGCAACAAGCTGCAGGGCGCGGCGGCGTCTTTGCCGATTACCGCCTTCGAGTGGCTGCGGTGCTGCGTGACTATGGCATGACAGACCGCGACGAGGCCCCGGCAGACAGTCGCGCCGCCCACGATTGA
- the leuB gene encoding 3-isopropylmalate dehydrogenase — translation MSTPSLLILPGDGIGPEVMAEVRKVIDWYGAKRDLKFDVSEDLVGGCAYDKHGTPLHDDTMAKAQEVDAVLLGAVGGPKYDTLDFSVKPERGLLRLRKEMDLFSNLRPAQCFDALADFSSLKKDVVAGLDIMIIRELTSGVYFGEPRGIIKEGNERVGINTQRYTESEIARVARSAFELARKRGNKVCSMEKANVMESGILWRDVVQEIHDAEYPDVELSHMYADAGAMQLTRWPKQFDVIVTDNLFGDLLSDLAAMLTGSLGMLPSASLGLPMANGRPKALYEPVHGSAPDIAGTGKANPIACILSFAMALRYSFDEGEEATRLEEAVNAVLAKGLRTADLLGEEGKQPVSTAEMGDAIVAALDESL, via the coding sequence ATGAGCACCCCTTCCCTTCTGATCTTGCCCGGTGACGGCATTGGCCCCGAAGTCATGGCCGAGGTCCGCAAGGTGATCGATTGGTATGGCGCCAAGCGTGATCTCAAGTTCGACGTGTCAGAAGATCTCGTAGGCGGCTGCGCCTATGACAAGCACGGCACCCCGCTGCACGATGACACCATGGCAAAGGCCCAGGAGGTAGACGCAGTGCTGCTCGGTGCCGTGGGCGGCCCGAAGTACGACACCCTCGACTTCTCGGTGAAGCCCGAGCGCGGGTTGCTGCGGCTGCGCAAGGAGATGGACCTGTTCTCCAACCTCCGCCCGGCCCAGTGCTTCGACGCCCTTGCCGATTTCTCCTCGCTGAAGAAGGACGTGGTGGCCGGCCTCGACATCATGATCATCCGTGAGCTCACCTCCGGCGTCTACTTCGGTGAGCCGCGCGGCATCATCAAGGAAGGCAACGAGCGCGTGGGCATCAACACCCAGCGCTACACCGAGAGCGAAATCGCCCGCGTAGCGCGCTCGGCCTTCGAACTGGCCCGCAAGCGGGGCAACAAGGTCTGCTCGATGGAGAAGGCCAATGTGATGGAAAGCGGCATCCTCTGGCGCGACGTGGTGCAGGAGATCCATGACGCTGAGTATCCGGACGTGGAACTGAGCCACATGTACGCCGACGCGGGCGCGATGCAGTTGACCCGCTGGCCCAAGCAGTTTGACGTGATCGTCACCGATAACCTCTTTGGCGACCTCCTGTCGGACCTCGCGGCCATGCTTACCGGATCGCTGGGCATGCTGCCCTCCGCCTCGCTCGGCCTGCCGATGGCCAACGGCCGCCCGAAGGCGCTCTACGAGCCGGTCCACGGCTCCGCGCCTGACATCGCGGGCACCGGCAAGGCCAACCCGATCGCCTGTATCCTCAGCTTTGCCATGGCGCTGCGTTATTCGTTCGACGAAGGCGAAGAGGCGACCCGGCTGGAAGAGGCAGTGAACGCGGTGCTGGCCAAGGGCCTGCGCACGGCGGACCTGCTGGGCGAAGAGGGCAAACAGCCCGTGAGCACCGCCGAGATGGGCGATGCGATTGTCGCCGCTTTGGATGAGTCGCTCTAA
- a CDS encoding LysR family transcriptional regulator, with amino-acid sequence MASSLSSLDWSRVQAFLAVVETGSLSGAARQLGTSQPTLGRQVKALEDELATRLFKRAAKGLSLTEAGEALVEPARAMQEAAMRLQLTAAGREEELAGTVRITAPVAVTHWMLPPIVARIRAAEPEIQIELVPNDASDNLLFREADIAVRMYRPTQLDLVSRQLGEMKMGLYAAESYLAGRELPTSLEGLLQMDLVGNDREERIILGLRQQGIAADRHSFATRVDDQTVYWALVCAGCGLGFGPCIVGDAEPGVVALLRGPPVPPLPMWLAAHEEVRRVPRVARVWDMLAEALPPLLDPLTGSA; translated from the coding sequence ATGGCAAGCTCCCTTTCCTCCCTTGATTGGTCCCGCGTTCAGGCTTTTCTCGCAGTGGTCGAAACGGGCTCACTCTCGGGGGCAGCGCGGCAGCTCGGCACCAGCCAACCCACGCTGGGGCGGCAGGTCAAAGCGCTGGAAGACGAGTTGGCCACCCGGCTCTTCAAGCGCGCAGCCAAGGGGCTGTCCCTCACCGAGGCGGGCGAGGCACTGGTGGAGCCCGCGCGTGCCATGCAGGAAGCAGCAATGCGGCTTCAACTCACTGCCGCCGGGCGTGAGGAAGAGCTGGCGGGCACCGTCAGGATCACCGCGCCGGTTGCCGTCACCCATTGGATGTTGCCCCCGATCGTCGCCCGCATCCGCGCCGCCGAACCCGAGATCCAAATCGAGCTGGTGCCGAATGACGCCAGCGATAACCTGCTCTTCCGCGAGGCCGACATCGCTGTGCGCATGTATCGCCCGACCCAGCTTGATCTCGTATCCCGACAGCTCGGGGAAATGAAAATGGGGCTCTATGCCGCCGAGAGCTATCTCGCGGGCCGGGAATTGCCCACCAGCCTCGAAGGCCTGTTGCAAATGGACCTCGTCGGCAACGACCGGGAGGAGCGCATTATCCTCGGCCTTCGGCAACAGGGCATCGCCGCCGACAGGCACAGCTTCGCGACCCGGGTCGATGACCAGACGGTCTATTGGGCGCTTGTCTGCGCAGGCTGCGGGCTGGGCTTTGGCCCTTGCATTGTGGGCGATGCCGAACCGGGCGTGGTTGCGCTGCTGCGCGGCCCGCCGGTGCCGCCCCTGCCGATGTGGCTGGCCGCCCATGAGGAGGTGCGCCGCGTGCCGCGCGTGGCCCGGGTGTGGGACATGCTGGCCGAGGCGCTACCGCCGCTGCTTGACCCTTTGACCGGGAGCGCGTAG
- a CDS encoding epimerase → MSQTALILGANGRFGRNVHMAFCEAGWRVRLFDRARDDLWEAAWGADVIVNGWNPPYQHWSRDLPAQTAQIIEVAQATRATVLIPGNVYPYGYAAPSLLSPSTPHEATNTLGWLRSQMEAEYAASDVRTILLRAGDFLDTEPSGNWFDKIMVSQLARARFTYPGPTDRAHAWAYLPDLARAAVALLEKRDRLPRFADVPFAGYTLTGAELHAALERATGRRLSLRRMQWWPLRSLAPIWPMARHLVEMSYLWKQPHRLDPAPLAEVLPEFEPTPLVEALASAVEHQIDPDEPVARGRSRCGKAQPV, encoded by the coding sequence ATGTCCCAGACTGCCCTCATACTTGGTGCCAATGGCCGCTTTGGGCGCAACGTGCATATGGCCTTTTGCGAGGCCGGGTGGCGCGTGCGCTTGTTCGACCGGGCACGTGATGACCTGTGGGAAGCGGCATGGGGCGCGGATGTCATTGTGAATGGTTGGAACCCGCCCTACCAGCATTGGTCTCGGGATCTTCCGGCGCAGACCGCTCAGATCATCGAGGTCGCCCAAGCCACGCGAGCCACCGTTCTGATCCCGGGCAACGTTTATCCCTATGGGTATGCGGCGCCGTCCCTCCTTTCACCCTCCACACCCCATGAGGCGACCAACACGCTCGGATGGCTGCGCTCGCAGATGGAGGCCGAATATGCCGCGTCGGATGTGCGCACCATTCTCCTGCGGGCAGGGGACTTTCTCGACACCGAGCCGTCGGGCAACTGGTTTGACAAGATCATGGTGTCGCAACTCGCAAGAGCCCGCTTCACATACCCGGGGCCAACCGACCGCGCGCACGCCTGGGCCTATTTGCCCGATTTGGCGCGTGCCGCCGTGGCGCTGCTGGAGAAGCGTGACAGGTTGCCAAGGTTCGCTGACGTGCCCTTTGCGGGCTACACGCTCACGGGCGCCGAACTGCATGCAGCGCTGGAGCGAGCAACGGGACGTCGCCTTTCGTTGCGTCGGATGCAATGGTGGCCGCTGCGCTCGCTTGCACCGATTTGGCCGATGGCGCGCCACTTGGTGGAAATGTCCTATCTCTGGAAGCAGCCGCACCGGCTCGACCCGGCACCGTTGGCCGAGGTTCTGCCAGAGTTCGAGCCCACGCCGCTTGTTGAAGCTCTTGCGTCAGCGGTCGAGCACCAGATCGACCCAGACGAGCCGGTGGCGCGAGGCCGCTCGCGCTGTGGCAAGGCTCAGCCCGTTTAG
- a CDS encoding endonuclease/exonuclease/phosphatase family protein → MLLRDILRGDDQVDAVVEVIRAASADVLLLTGMDMDREGATLAALTDRLSESGIAYPHSFTTMGNTGLRTGVDLDGDGRLEEPEDAQGFGRFPGEGSMAVLSRYPLAPVQELTDLLWRDLPGGDPWFASDEAAAVQRLSSVAHWDVRVEAPGGPLHLLAFSATPPVFDGEEDRNGRRAEDELRVWQVYLDGGLSGPPDGPAVIAGRINVDPVDGEGRRTVLRAMRSGPLQDPAPEGPGGMAEADARHNGPPGQDTVDWDGPGNLRVDYVLPQAGLEVAGAGVLWPVEGQPLNGLSLATARAASRHRLVWVDLVLDR, encoded by the coding sequence TTGCTCCTGCGTGATATCCTGCGCGGCGATGATCAGGTTGACGCGGTGGTGGAGGTGATCCGCGCTGCAAGCGCTGATGTGCTGCTACTGACCGGCATGGACATGGACAGGGAGGGTGCCACACTTGCGGCGCTCACCGACCGCTTGTCAGAGTCAGGCATCGCTTACCCTCACAGCTTCACGACCATGGGCAACACCGGCCTGCGCACTGGCGTCGATCTTGATGGCGATGGCAGGCTGGAAGAACCCGAAGATGCACAGGGCTTCGGCCGCTTTCCGGGTGAGGGCAGCATGGCAGTGCTCAGCCGCTACCCGCTAGCACCGGTGCAAGAGCTGACCGATCTCCTTTGGCGCGATCTGCCGGGCGGCGATCCTTGGTTTGCCTCTGATGAGGCCGCAGCGGTGCAGCGGCTTTCCAGCGTCGCACATTGGGACGTGCGGGTGGAGGCGCCCGGCGGCCCGCTTCACCTACTCGCCTTCTCCGCCACGCCCCCGGTGTTCGACGGGGAGGAAGACCGAAATGGCCGCCGGGCGGAGGATGAGTTGAGGGTTTGGCAGGTGTATCTCGATGGAGGTTTGAGCGGCCCACCTGACGGGCCTGCAGTGATCGCTGGGCGGATCAACGTGGATCCGGTGGATGGCGAGGGCCGTCGCACGGTGCTGCGCGCAATGCGCAGCGGGCCATTGCAAGACCCGGCCCCCGAAGGGCCCGGCGGAATGGCCGAGGCAGACGCCCGCCACAATGGCCCCCCGGGGCAGGATACCGTCGATTGGGATGGCCCCGGCAACCTCCGGGTGGACTATGTGCTTCCGCAAGCCGGGTTGGAGGTGGCGGGGGCGGGCGTGCTCTGGCCAGTGGAGGGGCAGCCGCTAAACGGGCTGAGCCTTGCCACAGCGCGAGCGGCCTCGCGCCACCGGCTCGTCTGGGTCGATCTGGTGCTCGACCGCTGA